The genome window CCGAGAACAGCCCTCGGGTTCTTTGGAGCATGCGAGTTTTCGGGATCCTAATAACCGATAAGTCTCCGATTCGGACACATGATGAGGCACTCACGGCATTCGTCGCACGCTCTATGCTTTGTAACCCCATCGGCAGCTGCAGTTGGAGCcattcttctttccaaggtCAATTTTGAATATCGTATTCAAGCGGAGTCTCACTGTATGCAACAATATATGATACAGCAACAGATTGTGATATGGAACAACATTCAGATGTCGCAGTCAGCATGAGTCTTGGCTCAATACCACGAATCTGACTAATGTTGAGACACCACCCTCATTAGGTAGCTACAAACTACCCAATCCGCCAATTTGATCTCCCACTCCAGAGATCGACAATGCATGTGGTTAAGTGGGTTATCGTGGAATTTGAGCCCCTATACTTAATAAAGTACTGGCCTTAGCTTGCAGAAAACATCCATAACTAATACCGTTTACAATTCTATTGGATTTAAAAATAGTTGCCTATGGAATATGGGCCAAGTCCAGATAATACTCGAAATCTCAATAGCAGTTGTATCATAGCATTGGAGCTGATAAATGAATATCCAATTGGATTCTAATCATTGATCACTTCAGTACCCCCCTGGACCTTAGTGACCAGATGACTCTCCATGACCACCACTAGTGAGTGCAAGTTAACATACCTTGGGTATAATGACAACAATTAGCGACTCAGCCCGATCACCAATAATACCTAAGAAGCTACTGCTTAAGTGATTATAGTGTCTCTTGTGTTCTCGGCATGGGATTCTCGAGACTGTAGCAACATGAGCCTCTGTCTAACGTCAGCAAGGACACGTCGACTCAGCAAAAAGCAATTCTTTCGCCCGCTGAAAGAGACGTGGCTGCACACATCAGGCTTCTGTATCCTCATGCGCTCCTCGCCTATTACAGTATGACCTAGTTTTTGAGGCTCCGTTCACGGGTCTATGGAGATAGTTCTTACTTGGTCCAGAAAAAAGACTTCCCCACAGCTTCATCACCGCCAAAATACTGTTTGGGTACAATCCATGACCCTTTGATTGGTGTTACCTGTTTCTGTACCATGAAGAAGCCATAACTTCCGAGGTACAATTACAAGCCAGGCTTCGTTTCTTTCTTCCCATCCAGGAACTTTTTCAGTACGAATTCTTTGCTGCATTTATTGCCTGTTGCTACTTTGTTCCCGCCTCGTAGAAATTGTCAACCAGCTTGCGTCATGATAGAGTCGTAGACGCCAATACAACCCTACGAGAAGCGAGCTTGCCGAAAAGTCCTGCAACTGAGAGCAATTAGATTTGCCCCTGCATAACCCTCCGAAGTTGTCGGCGCAATGACAGTCACTCCTGTGGCCAATCTTGGCAATATCGCCCGCGCCGAGTACAAGGCGCTATTCGATACAGAAGTTGCCAAAGGGATTAGAGAACCCCTTGTTCTTCCTTTCTGCCTTTTCGGTCCTTTCATTTTGCCTATTGTCTATTTGGCAATCCCACATCGAAATCGGCCATGGCTTTACCACGCACGATGGCTTGTCGTCGCTTTTGTCGTTGCGTTCGATGCTTATATGATTCAGTATATGTCTAGCTACAACGTCGCTCCAGCATATGCGTCAGGTCTCATGGGCGGATGGGGTATCTTGACGACTCTGAATCTTTTGGTTTGGTCCGATCCGCAACTCGACTATGCCAGAGTTGTCAAGATTCCCAAGGGCAACAAGTCGCAAGCATCGTCAAAACAACTGTCCATAGATGTTGCCAATGGATCAAACCAAGAAAGCGTAATTCGACAGCGAAAGGCTTACCACGAAGCCATTGCACTTTCAGGGGACGCCGAAACCCGTGCCAAGAATGGGAGCTCTAAAGATGTGGTTTACGCCTGGCAGAAATTTCCTGAAAACGGATCGTTCGGTGAACGGCTTAACTGGACACTTGACCTTGCTACAAACTTTAGGGAAATCGGTAGGTTTGGAACGATTATCTAGCACTTACAAGGAGGTTCCTGGCTAAGCTTTTTCTCCAGGCTGGAACTGTTCTATCTCTTCCGTACCAAGACCAGATATCCCAAGCAATATTCGCGATGGGGATCCTGTATCCTTCGACAACATGCTCATTGTGTCTAGAAGCGGCTACTATCGTAACTTGACCGAGAGGGAGTTTGTATGGAGCCGTATTCGCAGagtcctcctcctcacttTTCTTTTGGACTTTTGCTCTGTTGCGATGGTCAAGGATCCCTACTGTGCCTATGGGCCCGATCAGGGACTTGAGCTCCCTTTATTCCTCCGGCGGCTTCCTCCGTGGCTGCGCTTCATCTATCGCGAGCTCCTTTGTCTTGTTGGTATCTATGCTGCCATCGATGCCATTTTTAGCTTGCATGACCTTTTTCAGTTCTACGTTTTCTCCTACTTTTACCCCATGCGAAGAGAGTTATGGCAGTACACCAACATCTTCGGTCCTATCTCGCAGGTGCTTGATAGAGGTCTTGCTGGTTGGTGGGGGGCGTTCTGGCATCAAACCTTTCGTCTTCAGTTTGTTGCGCCCGCAAAGTTCCTCGTTGACCATGGCTATCTTCGAAGAGGAACACTACGTGCTCAAATTGTTACCATGTGCTTATCCTTCATACAGTCCGGTTTACTTCACGCTGGTGGAAGTTTATCGTCTATGCCAACCACAAAACCCTGGAGAAGTCCGCTCTTCTTTGCCCTGCAGCCTCCTGGCATTATCTTGCAGCTTCTTTTGCTGCAGACTTTGGACAAGCATTTCCCCGACTTCCCTCAAAGACTCCGGCAGGCATTCAATATGGTATTCACTCTGGGCTGGCTCTGTCTGACCGCATTTTTCTTTACCGATGATATTTCATCTTCGGGTATTTGGCTTCTGGAACCTGTGCCGATTTCCCCCCTGCGCTGGCTTGGTTTCGGTTACCCAGACGATCATTGGTGGCGATGGAGGAGATATATGTTCCCAATCTGGCATTCAGATAAGTACTGGTGGAAAAGTGGTATACAGCTTTGAGGCTGGAACATCTTGATgtaaagaaaatatatttatcGGACACGCGCCATGTTTGGGAAAGCAAGGGGTAAGTcgattataatatttatccTAGACTAGTCCTCGTGCATAGAAGAAACAAAGTTATTAGAGATAAATTGTTTAGCCATTTCATCTGAAGTTACTATTCGCCTAGCTCATGAAACTCGCAGAAGCTCGTATTTTTGGCCCGAGGCAAGCCTATCAGCTTCATTACGGAGCCACTTCACAACAGGCTGATAGTTGCTCTGCTTCGCTGCCAATACCTTCTCAAAGGCAAGGCACGCATTTCTTATCACTATTAGAGTACTGCCAAGGAACGGCGCGGCGAGAAATACTTACAGAGCAACTTGCGATTTTCGCACGTCACAGATGTATTGGGGATATCTCATCACCCGAGATTTGCTAGTCAAGAGCAGGAAGGCAACGTCGATCACTTTAGCAATAGttccttgagaagatcaGACATTAAATCAGCCACATCATGAGTTTGAGTGACTTACGGAGTATCATTTCACTACTCGGTTGCTGTGTCTTTCCGAGGCAACGCAGGTAAGCGTACATTTTGCTCGCAGTCTCAACAAAGGTACTTCGAAGCGAGTTGAGAACGGTTCGGTTTGCATTATGGGACGTGTCATAAAACATCAGATGAGATTGAATCTTGAAAGCGTCTGAATGGTCATAGGAGCCTTGGTTAGCAACTCTTTGGGTTCATGCGGTACGGGGGACTAACTTAGAACTTTTCGTTGAAAGTTCTGACCAGGTGTGCGGCCGAAGTCGACGGTGAGAGAAGCAGATACATCTTTCTAGGTGTAAGTACTGGTCTTGGATTGGACTAGAAGCAAGACTCTTGAGCGTACCAATATTTGCATCTCTATCTCTATCCTTGGTGATATCCAGTGTCTTGCAGTTTATAGTGGTTCCGCAGTAGGGGAAGCCTTTCTCATGATTAGACTTCTGCAAGGGCTCACCATCATATAGCATGTCAAAGTTGACCATGGTCTTAATCGGGTTGACCGCAACGCCATACTCAGGAAACCCAACATGCATAGCATTGACAAACTTGATCGCCTTTTCCTGGTCTAGAGTGATTAGAAGAAAATCGTCAATGAGGCGTAAGAGTAGGCAGTCTGGCGAACGAAGGAAGTCCAAATGTTTAACTTCAAGGTCAGCATAGAAATAATTGCATAAGAATGAGGACAACACAGAGCCTTGAGGGATTCCGGTTTTCTGTCTGTAGTATTTCTTTccaatcttgacaagattATACTCGACATGTTGCCTGAGAAGATGCATCAGTTCTCCAACGTTTTGAGTATTGCGTAAAGCGCTGCCCACAAAGACagtatttttcttcttgtgAGCCAGGTTTTGCTCAAGCCGTATGATGAAATCTGGGTTTTCCTTCTCGCTCAAGGCTGTTGCATGCCATCGACGGATAGCTTTGGACGAGGTCTTGTCGTCAGCTACCGCTGCCCGTTCCCCAGGCTTCACTTCTGCGTGTTTCATGATGGTATATTTCGACTGACTTGGCACGGACTTCATCAGATTGACAACTGCCTCTTGTGGGATGGTATCGaaagcagccttgacatcaGCCTTGACAAAGTACAATTTACCATATTCAGGGCCCAGAGATTGCTTGAATAGCTTCAGTCGGGTATAAATATCGCTGACGGAGAACATAGTGGAACCCAATTTGGACGGGTTGATCCTCTGAATTTCGAGTCAGCTTCAGCCCCCGAATGTTTGTCGCCTCACATACCTTCTCTAGCTTCAGCAACGAATGCACGGGACCTAAGATAGTATTTATACTACGCCCAAGCTTGCTTGAAGGTCCCCTGGTCATAGCCCTGCGCCGGAGATTCATGATGGGGCGAAGTTTGTTGCCTTTTGGAAGGAGTCGAACTTGGCTAAAGCCCAGCTTCCGAGAACGCAATACCTGCAGTGCGTCATCCAACTTGACCTCCTCAAACATGTCTGCCCTAAGttccatcatggctggctCTGCTATTTGTCTCCAAACTTCATGGCGAAAGTAAAAAACTTGGTATCGATGGGTGTTAGACTCGGTAACATAAAATGTGTTGCGGATCAGGGGCATCAAGAGAGAATCAAAAACgaaataaataaattcaTTAAAAATCTCCAGGCGCTTTGCAGTATCAGTTTTGCTTGGTTTTCGGTCGCCCAGGACTGGCGACTGAAGCCAAGAGATTTTTGCGATCTGGTAAATGATTAGCCATGGTCAAGCTTTGGCACTATCGGACACTAACCTTCATATTTTGTGTTATTTCATGTAGCGACATGGTTTCAAAACGCCTGAGCCTGATGAAACTATCGACACTTCGCATGATAGTGGATTTGTTGCGTTTCTGTACGGTATCATCCCCCCAGAAGTCTCTGGGGATAATCTTGGACAAGACGGCTTGGCAGAACGATGAGACCTGAGATGATGGGGTGGCTAGCTCTACCAGGGATTTATGATATGGGAGTGCTGGCGCTTGCGTGCTCGAGAGCCCTAACTCGGAATGCTTCTGGGATGGAGCACACTGATAGTAGGAAACCGTCTTCGGGTGTTGTGATGGTCTAAGCTTTCGAGACGATATGAGACTCTTCTTGGTCCTCAGCTTCCTAGTTCGCGATGGCCTGTCAAAAGTGCAGGGGCAGTGGTGCTTCAAGAGCTCGATATATGAACATCGGCCGTGGAGAACTTGCAAGCGTTTCACAAGTTCCTCAGTATATCCACGAAGCCGCTTGGGTATTTTTGGCATTCGCGACCCGGTATCTCCTGCTTTTGTTCGAAAATAGGGAGcaatctcttcttctctcaacGTATAGTCTTGAAACTTCTGCGAGGTTATAGTAGGATCGACCTGAGAAGTAAAGACGTTGTGAAGTCCGAATTGCCGAGGAAATATGTACATCATCACATTGATCGTACCTTGGCGCTGGATCTCTAAGTCGTTAGACATGGGAGCGTTCGTGTACCGATTCAACACGTCTgaaaaaatattaataatatgTTTGATTGTATGTACTTTCTAT of Fusarium oxysporum Fo47 chromosome I, complete sequence contains these proteins:
- a CDS encoding uncharacterized protein (expressed protein), coding for MRYPQYICDVRKSQVALNACLAFEKVLAAKQSNYQPVVKWLRNEADRLASGQKYELLRVS